A genomic region of Papaver somniferum cultivar HN1 chromosome 7, ASM357369v1, whole genome shotgun sequence contains the following coding sequences:
- the LOC113297967 gene encoding LIM domain-containing protein WLIM1-like, whose amino-acid sequence MATFVGTTQKCKACEKTVYLVDQLTADNKVYHKACFRCHHCKGTLKLSNYNSFEGVLYCRPHFDQLFKMTGSLDKSFESVPKVHTRSADQGNSSSKASSMFAGTQDKCVACKKTVYPIEKVTADGVSYHRPCFRCSYGGCVISTSNYIAHEHKLYCKHHHTQLFKEKGNFSQLGNQGVPENTVTI is encoded by the exons atgGCAACTTTTGTAGGAACAACCCAGAAATGTAAAGCCTGTGAGAAAACAGTCTACCTGGTTGATCAACTCACTGCTGATAACAAAGTTTATCACAAAGCTTGTTTTCGTTGTCATCACTGCAAGGGTACTctcaag CTTAGCAACTACAACTCTTTCGAAGGTGTTCTGTACTGCAGGCCTCATTTCGACCAGCTGTTTAAGATGACTGGGAGTTTGGATAAAAGTTTCGAAA GTGTTCCTAAAGTTCATACCAGGTCAGCTGATCAG GGCAATTCCAGCAGCAAAGCTTCAAGTATGTTTGCTGGAACTCAAGATAAGTGTGTTGCTTGCAAGAAGACCGTGTACCCTATTGAGAAG GTAACAGCAGATGGAGTCTCATACCACAGGCCTTGCTTCAGGTGTTCATATGGAGGTTGTGTGATCAGCACATCCAATTACATTGCTCACGAGCACAAACTTTACTGTAAGCACCACCACACTCAACTCTTCAAGGAGAAGGGCAACTTTAGCCAGCTTGGCAACCAAGGAGTACCTGAGAACACAGTAACCATATAA
- the LOC113294985 gene encoding probable glutathione S-transferase gives MTSSLNGAFFKVKCGLELKGIKYEYIKEDLMNKSEMLLKYNPVYKKIPVFVHGEKPILESMVIREYIEETWPNDYPLLPKDPYEKSIARFWIKFSDEKGMIFRTFFKTPSGEEHEKTKGDIMEILKTIEEQSAIGNDNKFFGGDKINAVDLAFAFVAHWFEPMEEVAGVKLLEAHKFPKLHAWTERFKQNSVVKNNLPDTNELVGFFKGVKEYGYLTPPPPPQ, from the exons ATGACTTCATCTTTGAATGGTGCATT TTTCAAGGTTAAATGTGGTTTAGAATTAAAAGGTATCAAATATGAATAcataaaagaagatttgatgaaCAAGAGCGAAATGTTATTGAAGTATAACCCTGTTTATAAAAAGATACCGGTTTTTGTTCATGGTGAAAAGCCAATTTTAGAGTCCATGGTTATCCGTGAATACATCGAAGAGACTTGGCCGAACGATTATCCGTTACTACCGAAAGATCCATACGAGAAATCGATTGCAAGGTTTTGGATTAAGTTCAGTGATGAAAAG GGTATGATCTTTAGAACTTTTTTCAAAACACCATCTGGTGAAGAACATGAGAAGACCAAAGGAGACATTATGGAAATACTGAAAACCATAGAAGAACAAAGTGCAATTGGAAATGATAACAAGTTTTTTGGTGGTGATAAGATTAATGCTGTTGACTTGGCATTTGCATTTGTAGCTCACTGGTTTGAACCTATGGAAGAAGTAGCAGGAGTGAAGCTTCTTGAAGCTCATAAATTCCCTAAACTGCATGCCTGGACTGAAAGATTCAAACAAAATTCtgtggtaaaaaataatctcCCAGACACTAACGAATTGGTGGGTTTTTTCAAAGGTGTAAAAGAGTACGGGTACctgacaccaccaccaccacctcaatAA